A stretch of the Poseidonibacter parvus genome encodes the following:
- the luxS gene encoding S-ribosylhomocysteine lyase: MPLLDSFRVDHTIMPAPAVRVAKTMKSPSGDIITVFDLRFCVPNESMLSEKGIHTLEHLFAGFIRNHLNSDTVEIIDVSPMGCRTGFYMSLLGSPDEATVGKAWRAAMQDVIEVKKQDDIPELNIFQCGTCEMHSLSEAKEIAQNILNSDIGVMSNEDLYLSDEKLTSLGN, from the coding sequence ATGCCATTATTAGACAGTTTTAGAGTTGATCATACAATTATGCCAGCACCAGCAGTAAGAGTTGCAAAAACAATGAAATCACCATCAGGTGATATTATCACAGTTTTTGATTTAAGATTTTGTGTACCAAATGAGTCAATGTTAAGTGAAAAAGGTATTCATACTTTAGAGCACTTATTTGCAGGATTTATTAGAAATCATTTAAATAGTGATACAGTAGAAATCATTGATGTTTCACCAATGGGTTGTAGAACTGGTTTTTACATGAGTTTATTAGGAAGTCCTGATGAAGCAACAGTTGGTAAGGCTTGGAGAGCCGCAATGCAAGATGTTATTGAAGTTAAGAAACAAGATGATATTCCTGAATTAAACATTTTCCAATGTGGAACATGTGAAATGCATTCACTTTCTGAAGCAAAAGAAATTGCACAAAATATCTTAAATAGTGATATTGGTGTAATGTCAAATGAAGATTTATATCTTTCTGATGAAAAGTTAACTTCACTAGGAAACTAG
- a CDS encoding DUF1439 domain-containing protein yields MFAFKKTQLLLIISLLVLFSGCINNISKEGLTLNINPNELNMQANIFPIKKDFTLANIIVNKPSLGISENQITAIVGLDLKAFFIPDSTATLAIAGEPYFVKEKNALFLRNISINDISFENNQISQSFSSELISILDPLLNELFKNIPIYKIKEDSYKSTLVKDVKVINSELLVTFGL; encoded by the coding sequence ATGTTTGCTTTCAAAAAGACGCAATTACTACTTATTATTTCACTTTTAGTTTTATTTTCAGGATGTATAAATAATATTAGTAAAGAGGGTTTAACCTTAAATATCAATCCAAATGAATTAAATATGCAAGCAAATATTTTTCCAATCAAAAAAGATTTTACTCTTGCAAATATTATTGTTAACAAACCTAGTTTAGGTATAAGTGAGAATCAAATCACTGCAATTGTTGGTTTAGATTTAAAAGCATTTTTTATTCCTGATTCAACTGCAACACTTGCTATTGCAGGCGAACCATATTTTGTAAAAGAAAAAAATGCACTCTTTTTAAGAAACATCTCAATTAATGATATAAGTTTTGAAAACAATCAAATTTCACAAAGCTTTTCATCTGAACTCATTTCAATATTAGACCCACTTCTTAATGAATTATTTAAAAATATTCCAATTTATAAAATCAAAGAAGATTCATATAAAAGTACTTTAGTTAAAGATGTGAAGGTAATAAATTCAGAACTTCTTGTTACTTTTGGTTTGTAA
- a CDS encoding nucleotidyltransferase family protein, whose product MEKSDNLTILILAAGSSKRLGEPKQLIRVKDKSLLEKAIENALKLTSSIVVVLGYKSEEIRKEIKDLPVSIIVNSNYKEGMGSSISYAMKNIPLTENVLLMLCDQPLIPNSHYEKLIEKSVINKSKIVCSKYYNRFAVPSIFPKKYFKHLIELNADYGARKFLENNPVEFVELDNKLALDIDTLEDKEFYLNKIIWK is encoded by the coding sequence ATGGAAAAATCTGATAACTTGACAATTTTAATTCTTGCTGCAGGTTCATCAAAAAGATTAGGAGAACCTAAACAACTTATAAGAGTTAAAGACAAATCTTTGTTAGAAAAAGCAATTGAAAATGCTTTGAAACTTACTTCAAGTATAGTTGTAGTTTTAGGATATAAGAGTGAAGAAATAAGAAAAGAGATAAAAGATTTACCTGTTTCAATAATTGTAAATTCAAATTATAAAGAAGGTATGGGAAGTTCAATTTCTTATGCTATGAAAAATATTCCTCTTACAGAAAATGTTTTACTTATGCTTTGTGATCAACCTTTAATACCTAACTCTCATTACGAAAAGTTGATTGAAAAGTCTGTAATAAATAAGAGTAAAATTGTTTGTTCAAAATATTATAATAGATTTGCTGTTCCTTCAATATTTCCTAAAAAATATTTTAAGCATTTAATTGAATTAAATGCTGATTATGGTGCAAGAAAATTCTTGGAGAATAATCCTGTAGAATTTGTAGAACTTGATAATAAACTTGCTTTAGATATTGATACACTAGAAGATAAAGAGTTTTATTTAAATAAAATAATATGGAAATGA
- a CDS encoding XdhC family protein, which yields MFSNKEFLKFIEDSRRKALDIVVASVIQTQGSTYAKAGNMLLVNSIGEFIGVLGSPFLHNKILEASKDIFNSKESYIFESIPQDESSGHGHSKYFLQPFFLSENYGVVGLAKENIGKTLVRSTKDNSYKILDEKCDTKLENDEFYQTIESPYNLLIFGSGAHVKSLISMANLMAWKTTVIDLKIKEYVNEADELIELEKVEDILTMDLSSYNASVILSHSPKTDDIYLKALLNSNAEYIGMMGNKKNMKRKIEQFKLENDKRFFAPVGFDIGGNTHQAIALSICSQIEAKKNGKI from the coding sequence ATGTTTTCAAATAAAGAGTTTTTGAAATTTATAGAAGATTCTAGAAGAAAAGCTTTAGATATAGTTGTAGCTAGTGTTATCCAAACACAAGGCTCTACTTATGCTAAAGCAGGGAATATGCTACTTGTAAACTCAATTGGAGAGTTTATAGGTGTTTTAGGAAGTCCTTTCTTACATAATAAGATTTTAGAAGCTTCAAAAGATATTTTTAATAGCAAAGAATCCTATATATTTGAATCTATTCCTCAAGATGAATCATCTGGACATGGACATAGTAAATATTTTCTGCAGCCTTTTTTTTTAAGTGAAAACTATGGAGTAGTAGGATTAGCAAAAGAGAATATAGGAAAAACACTAGTTCGTTCAACTAAAGATAATAGTTACAAGATTCTTGATGAAAAATGTGATACTAAACTTGAAAATGATGAGTTTTATCAAACTATTGAGTCTCCTTATAATTTATTAATTTTTGGCTCAGGAGCCCATGTAAAATCACTTATTTCAATGGCAAATTTAATGGCTTGGAAAACAACGGTGATAGATCTAAAGATAAAAGAATATGTAAACGAAGCAGATGAACTAATAGAATTAGAAAAAGTAGAAGATATTCTAACAATGGATTTAAGCTCTTATAATGCTTCAGTTATATTAAGTCATAGTCCAAAAACTGATGATATTTATTTAAAAGCTTTACTTAATTCAAATGCAGAATATATTGGAATGATGGGGAATAAAAAGAATATGAAAAGAAAAATTGAACAGTTTAAATTAGAAAATGATAAAAGATTTTTTGCTCCAGTTGGCTTTGATATTGGAGGGAATACTCATCAAGCAATAGCTCTTTCAATATGTTCTCAAATAGAGGCAAAGAAAAATGGAAAAATCTGA
- a CDS encoding molybdopterin cofactor-binding domain-containing protein, producing MERRDFLKTTSLTASAFVIGFYIPSKSRAEDTKEVALQPNAFVEINSDNTINFIMGQVEMGQGTYTTLAMCIAEELNVNWEEINFKAATVAPVYNHFYGPLMITGGSSSIVAKQLEMRKIGSALNIMIKEAASKKWKVRAYDVETKDSKVTNKRTKEEFTFGQLVSDLASIKVPKDPKIKNLNDCTIVGKPHSRHPKEAWAKVTGNADFGLDIRVDGLKYAAVLHPTVFGAKVKSFDASNVEKRKGVIKVKQIPTGIAVIADSWYVAKEALNDLKVEWDLGEFSKVNTKSMDEEYSSLMEKDGASMRKDGDSAKAFKEAKKVIELNYNFPFLAHAPMEPLSFAAHHKKGKATLWSTAQSQTLAFAAALKVLGVEASNITYNTPYLGGAFGRRGAINLDFVLEGLFVAKDEGYPILTLWTREDDIKLGSYRPKYKNKVKLALDEHGDITAFDAKVVSQSIFKGSPFEGFGFKDGVDGAQKEGLASHPYSIENHDMQAYITSSPIPVLWWRSVGHTQSAQTVECSIDQAAYYAKKDPIEYRKSMLTNQRFIDLLDDVAKKSNWKNRKKEKNVGYGVAIVESFGSICAQVAKVRVSKDSYKVEKVWCSVDCGFAFNPQNVENQMVGGINFGLATLLSSEITIKDGATIQSNFYDYTVTRISDVPDIEVSIINSGEKIGGIGEPGTPPILAAVPNAIFDATGKLYTSMPIKMG from the coding sequence ATGGAAAGAAGAGATTTTTTAAAAACTACGTCACTTACAGCATCTGCATTTGTTATTGGTTTTTATATTCCAAGTAAATCAAGAGCAGAAGATACAAAAGAAGTAGCCTTACAACCAAATGCTTTTGTTGAAATAAATTCTGATAATACAATTAATTTTATTATGGGACAAGTTGAAATGGGTCAAGGTACATATACAACTTTAGCTATGTGTATTGCAGAAGAGTTAAATGTAAATTGGGAAGAGATTAACTTCAAAGCTGCAACAGTTGCTCCTGTATATAATCATTTTTATGGTCCACTTATGATTACAGGTGGTTCAAGTTCTATTGTTGCAAAACAGTTAGAAATGAGAAAAATAGGTTCTGCTTTAAATATTATGATAAAAGAAGCTGCTTCTAAAAAATGGAAAGTAAGAGCTTATGATGTTGAAACAAAAGATTCAAAAGTAACAAATAAAAGAACAAAAGAAGAGTTTACTTTTGGGCAGTTAGTATCTGATTTAGCTTCAATCAAAGTTCCAAAAGATCCTAAAATTAAAAATTTAAATGATTGTACAATTGTAGGAAAACCTCACTCAAGACATCCTAAAGAAGCTTGGGCAAAAGTTACTGGTAATGCTGATTTTGGTTTAGATATTAGAGTTGATGGACTTAAGTATGCTGCTGTACTTCACCCCACAGTATTTGGAGCAAAAGTTAAAAGCTTTGATGCAAGTAATGTAGAAAAAAGAAAAGGTGTAATCAAAGTTAAGCAAATTCCAACAGGTATTGCAGTTATTGCAGACTCTTGGTATGTAGCAAAAGAGGCTTTAAATGATTTAAAAGTTGAATGGGACTTAGGAGAATTTTCTAAGGTAAATACTAAATCTATGGATGAAGAGTACTCTTCACTTATGGAAAAAGATGGTGCATCAATGAGAAAAGATGGTGATTCTGCAAAAGCATTTAAAGAAGCAAAAAAAGTTATCGAACTTAATTATAACTTTCCTTTTCTTGCTCATGCACCAATGGAACCTTTAAGTTTTGCAGCACATCATAAAAAGGGGAAAGCAACACTTTGGTCAACAGCACAATCACAAACTTTAGCTTTTGCTGCAGCACTAAAAGTTCTTGGAGTTGAAGCTTCAAACATTACATATAATACACCTTATTTAGGTGGAGCTTTTGGTCGAAGAGGTGCAATTAACCTTGATTTTGTACTTGAAGGACTTTTTGTAGCAAAAGATGAAGGTTATCCTATTTTAACTTTATGGACAAGAGAAGATGATATTAAACTTGGAAGTTATAGACCAAAATATAAAAACAAAGTTAAACTAGCATTAGATGAACATGGCGATATTACTGCTTTTGATGCAAAAGTGGTAAGCCAATCAATATTCAAAGGTTCACCTTTTGAAGGCTTTGGATTTAAAGATGGTGTAGATGGGGCACAAAAAGAAGGCTTAGCTTCTCATCCTTATAGTATTGAGAATCATGATATGCAAGCATATATTACAAGCTCACCTATTCCTGTATTATGGTGGAGATCCGTAGGACATACTCAATCTGCTCAAACAGTTGAGTGTAGTATTGACCAAGCGGCATATTATGCAAAAAAAGACCCAATTGAATATAGAAAATCTATGTTAACAAATCAAAGATTTATAGACCTGCTTGATGATGTAGCTAAGAAATCTAACTGGAAAAATAGAAAAAAAGAGAAAAATGTAGGATATGGAGTAGCTATTGTTGAATCATTTGGCTCTATATGTGCTCAAGTTGCAAAAGTAAGAGTTTCAAAAGATAGCTATAAAGTTGAAAAAGTTTGGTGTTCAGTTGATTGTGGATTTGCATTTAATCCTCAAAATGTTGAAAATCAAATGGTTGGAGGTATTAATTTTGGTCTTGCAACACTTTTAAGTAGTGAAATTACAATAAAAGATGGAGCAACTATTCAAAGCAACTTCTATGATTATACAGTTACAAGAATTTCTGATGTACCTGATATTGAAGTAAGTATTATTAACTCTGGTGAAAAAATTGGTGGTATTGGTGAACCTGGAACTCCTCCAATTTTAGCTGCCGTTCCAAATGCAATCTTTGATGCAACAGGTAAGTTGTATACTTCAATGCCCATAAAAATGGGATAA
- a CDS encoding (2Fe-2S)-binding protein, with the protein MSIKLTVDEKVYSVDVSPDTPLLWVLRDSLNLTGTKFGCGVGQCGACTVLMDEESVRSCATPISTVGNARITTIETKEDKTVHNLQKFWVKEDVVQCGYCQSGQIMNAAGLLKKNPNPNDDEIISAMDGNICRCGTYNKIKTAIKAATKEV; encoded by the coding sequence ATGTCAATAAAATTAACAGTTGATGAAAAAGTTTATTCAGTTGATGTATCTCCTGATACTCCACTTCTATGGGTATTAAGAGACAGCTTAAATCTAACAGGTACAAAGTTTGGATGTGGAGTTGGTCAATGTGGAGCATGTACAGTATTAATGGATGAAGAATCTGTTAGGAGTTGTGCAACGCCAATTAGCACAGTTGGTAATGCAAGAATTACCACTATTGAAACAAAAGAAGATAAAACAGTACATAATCTTCAAAAATTTTGGGTAAAAGAAGATGTTGTTCAATGTGGATATTGTCAATCAGGACAAATAATGAATGCGGCAGGACTTTTAAAGAAAAACCCAAACCCAAATGATGATGAGATTATATCAGCAATGGATGGAAATATTTGTAGATGTGGAACATATAATAAAATCAAAACAGCAATAAAAGCTGCTACAAAGGAAGTGTAA
- a CDS encoding response regulator transcription factor: MELSDLSVLYIMDNQYKEEKLYSLLCESVKKVSCTTNIDDAKLQYIKQSPCLIIIDSNFENKDIIDFLVELRKDDIKTAFIVISNNKDNQYLSQLLELYITKYLIKPFKSEILIQALNKCMEIIERRIYSNFKISDDMFFNFQTQSIIKNNESFVLNKKESLLLNLLIQNQGRIISYEEIEYTIWNNECTSAALKSLIRDLRKKTDKNIIVNYSGIGYKLELQKISI; the protein is encoded by the coding sequence ATGGAACTTAGTGATTTATCTGTACTTTATATCATGGATAATCAATACAAAGAAGAGAAGCTATATTCCCTTCTTTGCGAGAGTGTAAAAAAAGTTAGTTGCACTACAAATATAGATGATGCAAAGTTACAATATATCAAACAATCTCCTTGCTTAATCATAATTGATAGTAATTTTGAAAATAAAGATATTATTGACTTTTTAGTTGAACTTAGAAAAGATGATATAAAAACTGCTTTTATAGTAATCTCAAATAATAAAGACAATCAATATCTAAGCCAATTATTAGAACTCTATATTACAAAGTATTTGATAAAACCTTTTAAAAGTGAAATTTTAATTCAAGCACTAAACAAATGTATGGAAATCATAGAACGTCGTATATATAGTAACTTTAAAATATCTGACGATATGTTTTTCAATTTCCAAACTCAAAGTATCATCAAAAACAATGAATCATTTGTATTAAATAAAAAAGAGAGCTTACTTCTTAATTTATTAATACAAAATCAAGGAAGAATTATTTCTTATGAAGAAATAGAATACACTATATGGAATAATGAATGCACAAGTGCTGCATTAAAATCTCTTATTAGAGATTTGAGAAAAAAGACTGATAAAAATATTATTGTGAATTATTCGGGAATTGGTTATAAATTAGAACTACAAAAAATTAGTATTTAA
- a CDS encoding cysteine hydrolase family protein has protein sequence MENTALIIIDLQNDYFGSIKDAKWPLYKTEEAAENTLKILTKAREKNLKIVHVRHEFQGDNPPFFAPNTKGSTIHESLTPKENESQVLKNGVNAFLNTDLKAILDESNITNVIIVGAMSYMCIDAVTRAASDYGYNCFLAHDACATSNIEFNGVKVEAKLAHATIMAALSFAYANVQTSEEILKQI, from the coding sequence ATGGAAAATACAGCTTTAATAATCATAGATTTACAAAATGACTACTTTGGAAGCATCAAAGATGCAAAATGGCCTTTATACAAAACAGAAGAAGCCGCAGAAAATACATTAAAAATTCTTACAAAAGCAAGAGAAAAAAACTTAAAAATTGTTCATGTAAGACATGAATTTCAAGGAGATAATCCTCCATTTTTTGCTCCAAATACAAAAGGTTCTACAATTCATGAATCTTTAACTCCAAAAGAAAATGAATCTCAAGTTTTAAAAAATGGTGTAAATGCTTTTTTAAACACAGATTTAAAAGCTATTTTGGATGAGTCTAATATTACAAATGTTATCATCGTTGGAGCAATGTCATATATGTGCATCGATGCAGTGACAAGAGCCGCTAGTGATTATGGATATAATTGCTTTTTAGCACATGATGCTTGTGCTACAAGCAATATAGAGTTTAACGGTGTAAAAGTAGAAGCTAAATTAGCTCATGCCACAATTATGGCAGCACTTAGTTTTGCTTATGCAAATGTACAAACAAGTGAAGAAATATTAAAACAAATATAA